From the Streptomonospora nanhaiensis genome, the window TCCACCGCCGTGCCGTTGACCACCGGCAGCGAGCCGGGCAGCGCCAGGCACACGGGGCAGACCTGGGTGTTGGGCGGAGCGCCGAACGCCGTGGCGCAGGAGCAGAACATCTTGGAGGCGGTGCCCAGTTCGACGTGCGTCTCCAGCCCGAGCACCGGCTCATAGGAGCGCATGGCGTCGTCGAAGGCCACGGGGGCCGGACCAACACCGCTCGTGGCAGGGCCATTCGTTACCGCGCCAACCATCGCCGCACAACCCGTTTCCGTATCCGAGGAGGACCGCCGGTGCGCCCCGGCGGGATCGTCCGAAAAGACCGCGCCCGCGGTTCACGCGAGGCGGGGGCCGGGCGCACGGCCCCGACCGCCGATCGGCAGGTCGCGGCCTACCCTCCGAGCCTACCGATGTCGGGCGCGCGCCGGGGACGTCCGGCCGCGGGCGGCGGCCGCCCCGGCCGGGCGGTCACGGGGGATACGCGCCATGTCACGGCATGCGCACGATTCGACGTCGGCTCGGGCGGCGCGGCCCGCCGCCGGGGCCCGCCGAGGTTACGCTGAAGGCCGTCCGAGCAGGCCGGTTCCCGGTCCGCCCTTGACCCCCGATCCGTCCCGCGCCTTTCCGGGGGGAGTGTGCCTTCAGCCATGTTCCGCACCCTGCGGCGGGCCGCCGCCGCGGCCGCCGCGGCCCTTGCCGTGGCCGTCGGGGCGGGTGCCCCGGCCGCCGCCGACGACATCTCGCGGGTCGCCCCCGACTCCACCCCCGGCGCCACCGTGCTGCTGGCAGGCGGCGAGGCCGCCGAGACCACGCTGTACCGGCTGGCGGTGGGCGAGGGCGCCGAGGTGGCCGCCTACTGCGCCGACGTCAGCACGAGCGTGCGGCCCGAGGCCGCCTACGTCGAGGCGGCCTGGGACGACCCCGCGGCCCCGGCCGGCGCCGGCGACGCCGCCGGCGCGGTGGGCTGGATCGCCGAGCACTCCTATCCCCATGTGGGCCTGGAGCGGCTGCGCGCCGAGAGCGGCGCGCGGGCGCTGACCGAGGCGCAGGCCATCGCCGGAACCCAGGCCGCGATCTGGCACTTCACCAACGGGCTGGAGTTGGGCCGGGGCGGGCGCGGCAACGGCGGCGCGAACGGCAACGGGAACGGCGGGAACGCCGGTCCGGTCGTGCGGCTCTACGAGCACCTGGTGGCCGGCGCCGAGGAGACCGCGCGGCCCGCCCCCGAGCCCGGCCTGCGGGTCACCCCCGCGCGGGTGGAGAGCGCCGACCCCGCCGAGCCCATCGGACCGCTGACCGTGCACACCTCGGCGCTGGGCCCGGTGTCGGTGTGGGTGCGCGGCGCCCCCGAGGGGCGGCTGACCGACGCCGACGGCACCGAGGTGGCGCGGCTGGGCGACGGCGACCGATTCTTCCTGCGGCTGCCGGAGACGGCGGGCGCGGGCGTGGCCACGGTGTACGCGGGGGTGTCCGACGCCGTGGTGGCGCCGGGCCGGCTGTTCGTGGGCCGCTACGGAGTGAGCACGCAGCCGCTGGTTGCGGCCGGCAGCGCGATGGCGGGGGCGACGGCGTCGGTGAAGGTCGACTGGGCGCCCCCGGAGCCCGAGGCGCCGGACGCGCCGGCCTCCCCCGCGCCCGAGGCGGACCCGGCCCCGTCCTCGGCACCCCCCTCCACGGCGCCCGCGCAGGCCGCGCCCTCACCGTCGGACTCCGAGACGCCGATGGTGGTCGCCGAGGACCGCCGGCCGCGGGAGCGGCTGGCCCACACCGGGACGTGGCTGGGGACGATCGTGATCGTGGGGCTGGCTTTGGTGGCGGTGGGCGCGACAGCGCTCTACCTGGGGCGGCGCCGCCGCGACCTGTGATCCGCGCCGCCGTGGAGGGGCGGTGTGCCACCCGGTGTCCGCCCGGGCCGGGCGGCGCGGGAGGCCCCGAATTCCCCTTCGGCCCGCCACTGAAACCGGTGCGGCGTGAATTTGGGCCTGTCATCGGCCGTACCGCCGTTCTCCGCGCCCCTGGCGTCGACACACTGCGCGCCGTAACGGACAGCGTTCACTCCGTTCCGGATAACGGACAGTACAGAACAGATTCGTGTGAATTTGGCGAAGCAGGTTGGAAGCCCGGAATTGGGTCGCTAGTATCTGGCGGTGCGGTCGTTGAGCACTCGCCGACGCGGCCCCCCGCTACCGTCATCGGCGATCCGTGCACCACGCCCCCAAGGCGTCAGATTCACTTTCGGCCGAACACCGCACCAGAAACCGCGTCCCTGGACGCACGGCCCCCTGGTCGGCCGATGGCTGTTTCATCCCGTGAACTGGGAAAACAGCAATGTCCGGTTTCCCCTAATTGCACCGGGACTCGATTTGACCATAACGATTCACCCCCACTCTGCCCCGCGCCGCACCGGTGTGATCACCAAGGTCGCGGCCACCGCCGCTGCCGCGGCCCTGGCTTTCGGCGTCTCGACCATGCCCGCCTACGCGGAGGGTGCGATCGGGCACTACAAGGGCGGCGGCGAGCAGGGCCTCAAGGTCAACACCACCGACGGCAGCGTCAGCACGACCCTGTTCGACCTGGTGCTCGAAGACGGCACGGTCCTCAAGACCTACTGCATCGACTTCGAGACCAACATCCGCAAGGCGGAGTACCAGGAGGACGACTGGGAGACCTACCCCGGCCAGGGCGAGTTCGCCGAGCCGGCCAAGGTCCACTGGATCCTGCAGAACTCCTACCCCCAGGTCGACGTCGCGACGCTCGCCGAGCAGAGCGGCGTGGCCGGGCTGCAGAAGCAGCAGGCCCTGGCCGGTACCCAGGCCGCCATCTGGCACTTCAGCAACGGCATCGACCTGAAGGACGACAACGACGCCAACGTCAAGGCGCTCTACGACTACCTGGTCGAGAACGCCAAGGACGAGCCCTCGACCTCCGAGCCGAACATCTCGCTGAACATCGCCCCGGCCTCCGCCGAGGGCACCGCCGGCGAGACCATCGGCGAGTTCACCGTCGAGACCACCGCCGACGCCGTCCCGCTGACCCTTGAGGGCCCCGAGGGCGTCGAACTGGTCGACCTGGAGACCGGCGAGCCGGTCGAGAGCGTCGCCAACGGCGGCAAGTTCGGTGTCGCGGTACCCGAGGGCACCGAGCCCGGCTCCGCCACGGTCACCGCGTCGGTCTCCACCACGGTGCACGCCGGCCGCCTGTTCCGCGGCACCGGCGACACCCCGACCCAGACCCTGATCACCGCCGAGAAGGGCGAGGTCAGCGTCGAGAGCGGTGTCACCGTCAACTGGACCGAGGGCACCCAGCCCAGCCCGAGCCCCTCGCCCAGCGAGACCCCCAGCCCGAGCCCGAGCGACAGCCCGAGCCCCTCGCCCAGCGAGACCCCCAGCCCCTCCCCCAGCGAGACCCCTGACGACCAGGCTCCGCCGGAGGACGAGGACGAGGGCGGTCTGCCCGTGACCGGTGCCGCCATCGGCGGTCTGGTCGCCGCGGCCGTCGCCGCTCTGGGCACCGGTGGTGCGGCCATGTACCTGAGCCGCAAGCGCCGCAGCTCCGCCGCCGACTCCGCCGAGTAGGTCTCCTCGGCTGAGTAGTCCCGAGCCTTCGGGACCGGACAGCGGGTGAGGGCCCGCCGCCGCACCACGCGGCGGCGGGCCCTCTGCTTTCGCGGGCCCCCGTTGAAGGGCGCGCACACGGCAACGGGCGCCCGGCCCCCCGGTTGGAGGGGCCGGGCGCCCGTTCCTCGTGCGCGCGGCGCGGTCGGCGGGCCGGCCGCTAGACCGCGAAGGCGCTGCCCGCCAGCAGCGGGCCGCCGCGGCGGTCGGTCAGCGCCGCCTCGACGGCCGCCGCCACGCGGTAGGTGCGGTCGTCGGCCAGCGCCGGCGCCATGATCTGCAGGCCCACCGGCAGGTTGTCCTCGTCGGCCAGGCCGCAGGGCACCGACAGCGCGGGGGTGCCCGCCAGGTTGGCCGGGATGGTGCACAGGTCGGCCAGGTACATCGCCATCGGGTCGCCGGTGCGCTCGCCCAGCGGGAACGCCGTTGTGGGCGTGGTCGGCGAGACGAGCACGTCGACGTTCTCGAAGGCGGCGTCGAAGTCGCGCTTGATCAGCGTGCGCACCTGCTGGGCCGAGCCGTAGTAGGCGTCGTAGTAGCCGCTGGACAGCGCGTAGGTGCCCAGGATGATCCGCCGCTTGACCTCGGGGCCGAAGCCCTCGGCGCGGGTCAGCGACATGACCTCCTCGGCGCTGCGGGTGCCGTCGTCGCCCACGCGCAGGCCGTAGCGCATCGCGTCGAAGCGGGCGAGGTTGGAGGAGCACTCGCTGGGCGCGATGAGGTAGTAGGCGGCCAGCGCGGCGTCGAAGCTGGGGCAGGAGACCTCGACGACCTTGGCGCCCAGCGACTCCAGCAGCTCCACCGCCTCGGTGAACCGGCGCAGCACGCCGGGCTGGTAGCCCTCGCCGCCCAGCTCCTTGACGACGCCGACGCGCAGGCCCTCGACGTCGGCGCGCCGGGCCGCCTCGACCACCGGCGGCACGGGCGCGTCGACCGAGGTGGAGTCGCGGGGGTCGTGGCCGGAGAACGCCTCGTGCATCAGCGCGGCGTCGAGCACGGTGCGGGCCATCGGGCCGGGGGTGTCCAGTGAGGACGCGAAGGCGATCACGCCGTAGCGGGAGGACCCGCCGTAGGTCGGCTTGGCGCCCACCAGGCCGCACACCGCCGCCGGCTGGCGGATGGACCCGCCGGTGTCGGTGCCGGTGGCCAGCGGGGCCTCGAAGGCGGCGACGGCCGCCGAGGAGCCGCCGGAGGACCCGCCGGGGATGCGGCCGAGGTCCCACGGGTTGCGGGTGACGCCGTAGGCGGAGTTCTCCGTGGAGGAGCCCATGGCGAACTCGTCCATGTTGGTCTTGCCCAGCACCACCATCCCGGCCCCGCGCAGCCGCGCGGTGACGGTGGCGTCGTAGGGCGGGCGCCAGCCCTCCAGGATCCTGGAAGCCGCGGTGGTGGGCATGTCGGCGGTGGTGAAGACGTCCTTGTGCGCCACGGGCACGCCCGCGAGCGGACCGGGGTCCTCGCCGGCGGCCAGCCGGGCGTCGACCGCGCGGGCCTGCTCCAGGGTGGTCTCGCGGTCGACGTGCAGGAAGGCGTTGACCTGGCCGTCGACCTCGGCGATCCGGTCGAGGTAGGCGCCGGCGGCCTCTTCGGCGGAGGTCTGGCCGGAGCGGACGGCCGCGCCGAGTTCGGCCGCGCTCATCCGCACGAGCTCGCTGGCGGTCACTCTTCCTCCCCCAGGATCTGCGGCACGCGGAAGCGCTGGTCCTCCACCGCGGGCGCGCCCGCCAGCGCCTGGTCGGGGGTGAGCCCCTGGTGCGTCTCGTCGGGGCGGTAGACGTTGGTCAGCGGAAGGGCGTGCGAGGTGGGCGGGATGTCGCCCTTGGCGACCTCCTGCACCTTGGCCACAGCCGAGATGATCTCGTCGAGCTGGGCGGCGAGCTGGTCCAGCTCGTCCTCGTGCAGCGCCAGCCGCGACAACCGGGCGAGGTGCGCGACCTCATCGCGGGTGATGGCGGACATGAATGGCAACCGTTTCTTCGGCGGAATCGGACGTGCCCGCCCCGCCGAGGCGCCCGCCGCGTGCGGCGGTGCCGCGCGTGCGGCGGCTCGGCGGATTCGGACAGCTCAATCCTATTGCCGCGCGGACGGCGGCTGGGGCGCGCGGCCGGGCGGGCCCTAGAGCGTGCGGCTGTGCTCGGTGGGCTCGCCGGAGGCCCCGCCCAGGGCGCTGTAGGGGCCGCCGTGCTCGGCGAGCCAGGGGGCGACCTGGTGGGCCTCCAGGGGCGAGGCGAAGTGGCGGCCCTGCGCGGCGTAGCAGCCCATGGCGCGCATGTCCTCGGCCACCCGCTCGGACTCCACGCCCTCGGCCACGGCGCGCATGCCCAGGGTGCCCACGAGGTCGACGGCCGAGCGCACGATCAGGTGGCCGTCGGGGTCGGCGAGGCTGCGCCGCACGAACGACTCGTCGATCTTGATCTCCTCGACGGGCAGGCCGCCCAGCCGGGCCAGGGTGAAGTAGCCGGTGCCGAAGTCGTCCAGGGCCAGGGCGATCCCGAGGTCGGCCAGGGCCAGGATGGTGGGGGTGACCGCGTCGGCCTCGGCCACCATGACCCGCTCGCTGATGTCCAGGCGGATGGCCTGGGGCGCCACCCCGTGGCGGCGCAGCGCGGCGGCCACGATGTCGGGCAAGGTGGGGTCGAGGAGTTCGCGGGCCGAGAGGTTCACGGCCACGGGCAGCTCGATGCCCTGGGCCCACCAGCGCGCGACCTGCGGCAGGGTGCGCTCCAGCACCTCGTGGGTGAAGCTGCGCATCAGGTAGGACTGCTCCACCAGCGGCACGAAGTCCTCGGGGGGCAGCACGCCGCGCTGGGGGTGGCGCCAGCGCACCAGCGCCTCAAGGCCCACGGTGCGGTGGTCGGCCAGGCGGACCTTGGGCTGGTAGAACATCTCCAGCTCGTCCTCGACCAGGGCGCGGCGCAGCTCGCCGAACAGGCTGAGCCGGGCGGTGGAGTTGCGGTCCTTGTGCTGCTCGTACAGCTCCACGCCGGTGCGGTGCTCCTTGGCGACGTACATGGCGACGTCGGCGCGCTGCATGAGGAGTTCGAAGTCGGGGGCGTGGTTGGGGTAGAGGGCGATGCCCACGCTGGCCTCCAGGTCGAAGTCCATGCCGTCCAGGCGCATGGGCTCGGCCAGGGACACCCGCAGCCGGGTGGCGACCTCGCGGGCCGAGGCGGGGTCGCGGACCTGGGGCAGCAGCACGGCGAACTCGTCGCCGCCCAGGCGGGCCACGAGGTCGCCGGGGCGCACGCTGTGGGTGAGGCGGCGGGCCACGGTCTGCAGGAGGCGGTCGCCGGTGGGGTGGCCCAGGGTGTCGTTGACCTCCTTGAACCGGTCGAGGTCGAGCAGGAGCAGGCCCACGCGGTGCTTGCGCAGCTGGGCCTCGCTGAGCGCCTCCTGGGTGCGCAGGATGAGCAGCTTGCGGTTGGCCAGGCCGGTCAGCTCGTCGTGGTTGGCCTGGTGCTCGCGCTTCATCGACAGGGTGGCGCTGGTGTAGAGCGCGGCAAGGGGGAAGAAGAACAGCGGCACCAGCCAGACCTCGTGGACCATGGCCACCGACACCAGCGGGGCCAGGCTGAGCAGCACCCCGTGGACGAACAGCCGCTGGCCGAGGTCCTTGCGCAGCACCGCGCCCAGGGGGGCGCGCTCGTGCATGGCGACCGCGGACTCCACCAGCACGAGGTTGCACACGTAGTAGACGGCCCCGGCGGCGGCGACCGCGGCGAGGTCGGGGCCCTTGGCCACCCAGGGGTGGACCGCGCTGCCGGGGGCGACCAGGCGCAGCACGGCGTCGGCCGCCCCGAAGCTGAGGGCGTACTGGGCGATGTTGAACAGCACGCGGTGGGGGGCGTGGCCGCGGGCCACGCCCGCGATGGCGGTGGCCACGGCCTGCACCAGGCCGGCCACGGGCAGGCCGAAAGACAGCAGCAGCGCGAAGGAGAACGGCAGCGAGGTGGGCGCGCCGTTGTCGGCGGCCGTGCGGGGCGAGGCGATCGGCCGGAGTTCGCCGATGACGACCATGCACAGCATGAGCCAGATCAGCGGCGAGGCGCCGAGGACCTGCAGCCGGTCCAGGCCGTAGACGAAGAGCGTGACGCCGAGGAGCGCGCCCCCGGCCACGGTGATGCCGGCGAGGTAGAGCCACAGCGGCGTCCCGACCCGGGGCCCGAGGTCCCGGGTGTTAGTGGGATCCAACATAGACGTCCTCTGGGGGTTTCAGGGTGCCCCGCCCGGTTCGGGTGACCGCCGTGAAGGGGCCGGCGCCTGCGGCAGGGCGGTCGTTGACGTTCACTGTTGCGGTCACCCCCAAGACCGGCGTGGATGGGTCCGCGCAGGCACGGACGACCGACCGACTACCGTTTCAGCTTACGACGCTTCATCACCAGGTGTCGCCGAACGGGGACTTTCGGTGAAGCGTGCATCACCTGGGTCGATCGCCCGATTCGACCTGAAATACTGCGACAGGTAGCCTAGTGATCGCGCATCGTAGACGCTACTGCCTGCGCGAACAACATTCGGTGGCACGGTCGGCGGCGCCCCGCGGAACCGCCTCTGAGCACCCCTATTCCGCGGCGAGCCGCCGCTCGGTGGCCGCTTCCGGCCCTTGCTCCAGCAGCACGCGGAACCCGTCCTCGTCCAGAATCGGCACTCCGGCCTGCACGGCCTTGTCGTACTTGGACCCGGGGTTGTCGCCCACGACCACGAAACCGGTCTTCTTCGAGACCGAGCCGGTGACCCGCCCGCCGCGCTCGGCGACGGCCTCGGTGGCCTCGTCGCGGCTGAACGACGACAGCGATCCGGTGACCACCACGGTGACGCCGTCGAGCGGGCGCGGGCCGCCGGCGCCCGCCTCCTCCATGCGCACCCCGGCCGCCCGCCACTTGCGGACGATCTCGCGGTGCCAGTCGACGGAGAACCACTCCTTGATGGAGGCGGCGATGGTGGGCCCCACGCCGTTGACCGCGGCCAACTCCTCCTCGGTGGCGGCGCCGATGGCCTCGATGGAGCGGAAGTGGCGGGCGAGGTCCTCGGCGGCGCGCGGGCCGACGTGGCGGATGGACAGCGCCACCAGCACCCGCCACAGCGGGCGCTGCTTGGCCTGCTCCAGCTCCTGCAGCAGGTTCTCGGCGGTCTTCTTGGGTTCGCCGTTCTGGTTGGCGAAGAAGGTGACGACCTTGGGTTCGCCGGTCTTGGGGTCGCGCTTGGGCTCGGAGGTGTCGGGGTCGAGGACCAGCGACTTGATCGGCAGCAGCTGGTCCATGGTGAGGTCGAAGAGGTCGCCCTCGTCGCGCAGCGGCGGGGTGGCCGGGTGCAGCGGCTGGGTCAGCGCGGTGGCGGCGACATAGCCCAGCTCCTCGATGTCGAGGGCCTTGCGGCTGGCGATGTAGAACAGCCGCTCGCGGCGCTGGCCGGGGCAGTCGCGGTGGTTGGGGCAGCGGAGGTCGACGTCGGCCTCCTTCTGCCGGCCGAGCGCGGTGCCGCACTCGGGGCAGGTCTCGGGCATGACGAACGCGCGCTCGGAGCCGTCGCGGCGCTCCACCACCGGGCCGACGATCTCGGGGATGACGTCGCCGGCCTTGCGCAGCACGACGGTGTCGCCGATGAGGACGCCCTTGCGCGCGACCTCCTGGGCGTTGTGCAGGGTGGCGAACTCGACCTCGGAGCCGGCCACGCGCACCGGCTCCATGACGCCGTAGGGGGTCACCCGGCCGGTGCGGCCGACGTTGACGCGGATGTCGACCAGCTTGGTGGTGACCTCCTCGGGCGGGTACTTGTAGGCGATGGCCCAGCGCGGGGCGCGGCTGGTGGAGCCGAGTCTGCGCTGGAGCGCGACGTCGTCGACCTTGACGACCACGCCGTCGATCTCGTAGGCGGGGTCGTGGCGGTGCTCGGCGTAGTGCCGGATGTACTCGCGGACCTTGTCGACGTCGGGGACCACGCGGTAGCGGTCGCTGACCGGCAGGCCCCAGTCGCGCAGGAGGTCGTAGACGTGGGACTGGTGGGTGAACTCCACGCCCCGGTGCGCGCCCACGCCGTGCACCAGCATGCTCAGCGGCCGGGTGGCGGTGACGCGGGGGTCCTTCTGCCGCAGCGAGCCGGCGGCGGCGTTGCGGGGGTTGGCGAAGGGCGGCTTGCCGTCGTCGGCCAGGCGGGCGTTGAGGGCCTCGAACGCCTCGCCGGGCAGGAAGACCTCGCCGCGGACCTCCAGGAGTTCGGGCGCGGGGCGGACGGACTCGTCCAGGCGCACGGGGACGGTGTCGATGGTGCGGACGTTGAGCGTGATGTCCTCGCCGACGCGGCCGTCGCCGCGCGTGGCCGCGCGGACCAGGCGGCCCTTCTCGTAGACGAGGTCGACGGCCAGGCCGTCGATCTTCAGCTCGCACAGGTAGGCGTCGACGGGGGCCTCGGACTCCACCCGGTGCACCCAGGCGTCCAGCTCCTCGGGGGCGAAGGCGTTGTCGAGGCTCTGCAGGCGCTCCAGGTGCTCCACGGCCGCGAAGTCGACGCTGATGGGCGCGCCGACCTTCTGGGACGGGGAGTCCTGGGTGACCAGGACGGGGTGGCGCTCCTCGATGCCGACCAGCTCGCGCATGAGGGTGTCGTACTCGGCGTCGGAGATGATCGGGTTGCCCATGTAGTACCGGTAGCTGTGGTCGTCCAGCTCCTGGCACAGGAACGTGTGGCGCTCGCGCACCTCGGCGGGGACCTCGTCGGCGGCTGCGGGCTGTTCAGCGCTCACCCTGGGCGTCCTTTCCAAAGTCGCTAACGCTGGCGCCGTGGTTCCTCGCGCAGCACCCGCGCCCCCTCGCGGCAGGCGCGGAGTGCGGCGCGCGCGTGGTCGGGGGCGGCCCGCCCCAGTCCGCAGGTGGGCGTGACGACCACCGCGCGGGTGAGGAGCTCGGGGGCGAAGCCGATCCGATTCCACAGCTCACGTACAGGATCGACG encodes:
- the gatC gene encoding Asp-tRNA(Asn)/Glu-tRNA(Gln) amidotransferase subunit GatC, whose translation is MSAITRDEVAHLARLSRLALHEDELDQLAAQLDEIISAVAKVQEVAKGDIPPTSHALPLTNVYRPDETHQGLTPDQALAGAPAVEDQRFRVPQILGEEE
- a CDS encoding thioester domain-containing protein; its protein translation is MTITIHPHSAPRRTGVITKVAATAAAAALAFGVSTMPAYAEGAIGHYKGGGEQGLKVNTTDGSVSTTLFDLVLEDGTVLKTYCIDFETNIRKAEYQEDDWETYPGQGEFAEPAKVHWILQNSYPQVDVATLAEQSGVAGLQKQQALAGTQAAIWHFSNGIDLKDDNDANVKALYDYLVENAKDEPSTSEPNISLNIAPASAEGTAGETIGEFTVETTADAVPLTLEGPEGVELVDLETGEPVESVANGGKFGVAVPEGTEPGSATVTASVSTTVHAGRLFRGTGDTPTQTLITAEKGEVSVESGVTVNWTEGTQPSPSPSPSETPSPSPSDSPSPSPSETPSPSPSETPDDQAPPEDEDEGGLPVTGAAIGGLVAAAVAALGTGGAAMYLSRKRRSSAADSAE
- a CDS encoding thioester domain-containing protein, with the protein product MFRTLRRAAAAAAAALAVAVGAGAPAAADDISRVAPDSTPGATVLLAGGEAAETTLYRLAVGEGAEVAAYCADVSTSVRPEAAYVEAAWDDPAAPAGAGDAAGAVGWIAEHSYPHVGLERLRAESGARALTEAQAIAGTQAAIWHFTNGLELGRGGRGNGGANGNGNGGNAGPVVRLYEHLVAGAEETARPAPEPGLRVTPARVESADPAEPIGPLTVHTSALGPVSVWVRGAPEGRLTDADGTEVARLGDGDRFFLRLPETAGAGVATVYAGVSDAVVAPGRLFVGRYGVSTQPLVAAGSAMAGATASVKVDWAPPEPEAPDAPASPAPEADPAPSSAPPSTAPAQAAPSPSDSETPMVVAEDRRPRERLAHTGTWLGTIVIVGLALVAVGATALYLGRRRRDL
- the gatA gene encoding Asp-tRNA(Asn)/Glu-tRNA(Gln) amidotransferase subunit GatA; its protein translation is MSAAELGAAVRSGQTSAEEAAGAYLDRIAEVDGQVNAFLHVDRETTLEQARAVDARLAAGEDPGPLAGVPVAHKDVFTTADMPTTAASRILEGWRPPYDATVTARLRGAGMVVLGKTNMDEFAMGSSTENSAYGVTRNPWDLGRIPGGSSGGSSAAVAAFEAPLATGTDTGGSIRQPAAVCGLVGAKPTYGGSSRYGVIAFASSLDTPGPMARTVLDAALMHEAFSGHDPRDSTSVDAPVPPVVEAARRADVEGLRVGVVKELGGEGYQPGVLRRFTEAVELLESLGAKVVEVSCPSFDAALAAYYLIAPSECSSNLARFDAMRYGLRVGDDGTRSAEEVMSLTRAEGFGPEVKRRIILGTYALSSGYYDAYYGSAQQVRTLIKRDFDAAFENVDVLVSPTTPTTAFPLGERTGDPMAMYLADLCTIPANLAGTPALSVPCGLADEDNLPVGLQIMAPALADDRTYRVAAAVEAALTDRRGGPLLAGSAFAV
- a CDS encoding putative bifunctional diguanylate cyclase/phosphodiesterase, whose translation is MLDPTNTRDLGPRVGTPLWLYLAGITVAGGALLGVTLFVYGLDRLQVLGASPLIWLMLCMVVIGELRPIASPRTAADNGAPTSLPFSFALLLSFGLPVAGLVQAVATAIAGVARGHAPHRVLFNIAQYALSFGAADAVLRLVAPGSAVHPWVAKGPDLAAVAAAGAVYYVCNLVLVESAVAMHERAPLGAVLRKDLGQRLFVHGVLLSLAPLVSVAMVHEVWLVPLFFFPLAALYTSATLSMKREHQANHDELTGLANRKLLILRTQEALSEAQLRKHRVGLLLLDLDRFKEVNDTLGHPTGDRLLQTVARRLTHSVRPGDLVARLGGDEFAVLLPQVRDPASAREVATRLRVSLAEPMRLDGMDFDLEASVGIALYPNHAPDFELLMQRADVAMYVAKEHRTGVELYEQHKDRNSTARLSLFGELRRALVEDELEMFYQPKVRLADHRTVGLEALVRWRHPQRGVLPPEDFVPLVEQSYLMRSFTHEVLERTLPQVARWWAQGIELPVAVNLSARELLDPTLPDIVAAALRRHGVAPQAIRLDISERVMVAEADAVTPTILALADLGIALALDDFGTGYFTLARLGGLPVEEIKIDESFVRRSLADPDGHLIVRSAVDLVGTLGMRAVAEGVESERVAEDMRAMGCYAAQGRHFASPLEAHQVAPWLAEHGGPYSALGGASGEPTEHSRTL
- the ligA gene encoding NAD-dependent DNA ligase LigA codes for the protein MSAEQPAAADEVPAEVRERHTFLCQELDDHSYRYYMGNPIISDAEYDTLMRELVGIEERHPVLVTQDSPSQKVGAPISVDFAAVEHLERLQSLDNAFAPEELDAWVHRVESEAPVDAYLCELKIDGLAVDLVYEKGRLVRAATRGDGRVGEDITLNVRTIDTVPVRLDESVRPAPELLEVRGEVFLPGEAFEALNARLADDGKPPFANPRNAAAGSLRQKDPRVTATRPLSMLVHGVGAHRGVEFTHQSHVYDLLRDWGLPVSDRYRVVPDVDKVREYIRHYAEHRHDPAYEIDGVVVKVDDVALQRRLGSTSRAPRWAIAYKYPPEEVTTKLVDIRVNVGRTGRVTPYGVMEPVRVAGSEVEFATLHNAQEVARKGVLIGDTVVLRKAGDVIPEIVGPVVERRDGSERAFVMPETCPECGTALGRQKEADVDLRCPNHRDCPGQRRERLFYIASRKALDIEELGYVAATALTQPLHPATPPLRDEGDLFDLTMDQLLPIKSLVLDPDTSEPKRDPKTGEPKVVTFFANQNGEPKKTAENLLQELEQAKQRPLWRVLVALSIRHVGPRAAEDLARHFRSIEAIGAATEEELAAVNGVGPTIAASIKEWFSVDWHREIVRKWRAAGVRMEEAGAGGPRPLDGVTVVVTGSLSSFSRDEATEAVAERGGRVTGSVSKKTGFVVVGDNPGSKYDKAVQAGVPILDEDGFRVLLEQGPEAATERRLAAE